The following nucleotide sequence is from Zea mays cultivar B73 chromosome 1, Zm-B73-REFERENCE-NAM-5.0, whole genome shotgun sequence.
CCATGTCGCGCGCGCCTCGTATCGTATCGGTGCTGTTCCTGTTGCTTGGCCCCCTCCCCGTCTCCTTGGTCCACGTGACCGCCGACGGGCCCGTGACGGCGACGGTTCACCGGCAGGACGGCACCGCGTGGCGCTCGTTCAAGCAGCTGCTGGACGCGCGGCGAGGCAGCCACGTTGAGGGCCTCGGCGAGCTCAAGCGCTACCTGGCGAGGTTCGGGTACATGCCTGGGGCGGGGGCGGAGCACGAGCCGACGACGGACGCGTTCGACGCGCACATGGAGGCCGCCGTACGGCGGTACCAGTCCATGCTTAGCCTGCCGGTCACGGGGCAGCTCGACTCCACCACGCTGGACCGGATCATGGCCCCGCGCTGCGGCGTCGGCGACGGCGGCCACGCTGTGCCGGTATCCCTCTCGGGGTCGGCGGCGGCGAGCCCGGACGGCGCCGTCAGCCGGTTCACGTTCTTCAAGGGTGAGCCGCGGTGGACGCAGCCGGACCCGCTCGTGCTCACGTACGCCATCTCGCCGACCGCCACCGTCGACTACCTGCCTGCCGGGACCGTGCGCGCGGTGTTCCGGCGCGCGTTCGCGCGGTGGGCGCGGGTCATCCCCGTGGGCTTCGTCGAGACCGAAGACTACGAGGCGGCCGACATCAGGGTGGGCTTCTACGTGGGCAGCCACGGTGATGGGATCCCCTTCGACGGACCGCTCGGCGTGCTCGGCCATGCCTTCTCCCCGAAGAACGGGCGCCTCCACCTCGACGCCGCAGAGAGGTGGGCGGTTGACATGGACACGGAAACGGTGCACTCGGCCGTCGACTTGGAGTCCGTGGCCACGCACGAGATTGGGCACGTCCTCGGGCTGGGGCACTCGTCGTCACCCAAGGCGGTCATG
It contains:
- the LOC103637649 gene encoding metalloendoproteinase 1-MMP, whose amino-acid sequence is MSRAPRIVSVLFLLLGPLPVSLVHVTADGPVTATVHRQDGTAWRSFKQLLDARRGSHVEGLGELKRYLARFGYMPGAGAEHEPTTDAFDAHMEAAVRRYQSMLSLPVTGQLDSTTLDRIMAPRCGVGDGGHAVPVSLSGSAAASPDGAVSRFTFFKGEPRWTQPDPLVLTYAISPTATVDYLPAGTVRAVFRRAFARWARVIPVGFVETEDYEAADIRVGFYVGSHGDGIPFDGPLGVLGHAFSPKNGRLHLDAAERWAVDMDTETVHSAVDLESVATHEIGHVLGLGHSSSPKAVMYPSLSPREKKAELTVDDIEGVQWLYGSNPGFSLSSLYQQDSSMASGGSSWLPASARLVCAVLVMLVTHL